One window from the genome of Mucilaginibacter ginsenosidivorans encodes:
- a CDS encoding Fic family protein — protein sequence MEKNPAHLQEILFGSSDKKESRQISLYVKNGTAKKIAPRLYTTNMADSPGSIIKRNWFRILAEQYPGAILSHRSALESRPTPDGHIFLTYTYTKNIPLPGLTIHFQKGVGRIEGDPGFFGELYMSQEARAYLENLQTSRGAEPPKTLTREQIEQRLETLIRSRGEEGLNELRDRARSIADELDMQKEFIKLNTLISALLATKPSKLLSSTVAKARALGEPFDPSRIALFEKLYEALAGQDFPFYYDKNESTRSYQNFAFFESYFSNYIEGTMFEVEEAKQIILTETPLPARNEDSHDVLGTYKLVSNRQEMAVCPASADELLHLVRYRHKLMLASRPNKNPGKFKDKNNRAGNTEFVDQTLVAGTLKKGFDWYSMLRHPFAKSAYMMFLISEVHPFLDGNGRVARVMMNAELSSNSLSKIIVPTVYREDYMGALRLLTRRGETAPFIRMMLRLYAFSSTVYGEASNAMEVYLRSCDAFMEPQEGKLKFQLPGRN from the coding sequence ATGGAAAAAAATCCCGCACACCTGCAGGAAATTCTGTTCGGAAGCTCTGATAAAAAGGAATCCAGGCAAATTTCCCTTTATGTCAAAAACGGTACCGCCAAAAAGATCGCGCCAAGGTTATATACCACCAATATGGCGGACTCCCCCGGAAGTATCATCAAGCGCAATTGGTTTCGCATACTGGCTGAACAATACCCGGGGGCCATATTAAGTCATCGCAGTGCGCTTGAAAGCCGCCCGACGCCAGACGGGCATATTTTCCTCACCTATACCTATACTAAAAATATACCACTACCCGGTCTAACCATACATTTTCAAAAGGGCGTCGGACGAATTGAAGGTGACCCGGGTTTTTTTGGCGAACTATATATGTCCCAGGAAGCTCGTGCCTATCTCGAAAACCTTCAAACTTCAAGAGGCGCTGAACCCCCAAAAACGCTTACAAGGGAGCAAATCGAACAAAGACTTGAAACCCTGATCCGCAGCCGGGGCGAAGAGGGCCTGAACGAGCTTCGTGACCGGGCCCGTTCAATAGCCGATGAACTGGACATGCAAAAGGAGTTCATAAAACTCAATACACTAATCAGTGCATTGCTGGCAACAAAGCCAAGCAAATTACTTTCCTCTACGGTCGCCAAAGCAAGGGCGCTGGGGGAACCGTTTGATCCTTCCAGGATTGCCTTGTTTGAAAAATTATATGAAGCGCTTGCAGGCCAGGACTTTCCCTTCTATTACGATAAGAATGAAAGTACCAGGAGTTATCAAAACTTTGCCTTCTTCGAAAGCTATTTTTCAAACTATATCGAGGGTACCATGTTTGAAGTTGAGGAAGCTAAGCAGATCATCTTGACAGAAACTCCGCTTCCGGCACGAAATGAAGATTCGCACGACGTGCTCGGAACGTATAAACTGGTATCCAACCGGCAGGAAATGGCCGTTTGCCCGGCCTCGGCAGACGAACTGCTCCATTTGGTGAGGTACCGGCATAAATTGATGCTGGCTTCGCGTCCCAACAAAAATCCGGGCAAGTTCAAAGACAAAAATAACCGTGCCGGAAATACGGAATTTGTGGATCAAACCCTTGTTGCAGGAACACTAAAAAAAGGTTTTGACTGGTATAGTATGCTGCGGCATCCTTTTGCGAAATCCGCTTACATGATGTTTCTTATCAGCGAAGTCCACCCATTTCTTGACGGCAACGGCCGCGTTGCACGAGTTATGATGAACGCCGAGCTTTCGTCAAATAGCCTTTCAAAAATTATCGTGCCAACGGTTTACCGCGAAGATTATATGGGCGCGCTGCGATTGCTGACCAGGCGCGGAGAAACCGCTCCGTTTATTCGGATGATGCTCAGGCTGTATGCATTCAGTTCGACAGTTTACGGTGAAGCTAGCAATGCGATGGAGGTTTATCTGCGTTCGTGCGATGCTTTTATGGAGCCGCAGGAAGGTAAGTTAAAATTTCAGCTTCCTGGCCGTAATTGA
- a CDS encoding helix-turn-helix domain-containing protein: protein MHTIGERIRLLRLERGWNQEFLASLLRVSVPALSKMETGITDLNLSRLDQLAEVFGLSMAGLMSRNSGREGELGEEETLRRLLEQRDVELLALQKKVIGLLEELREAVEG from the coding sequence ATGCATACGATCGGGGAAAGAATACGTTTATTGCGGCTCGAACGGGGATGGAACCAGGAGTTTCTTGCCTCGCTGCTGCGGGTGTCGGTGCCTGCACTTTCCAAAATGGAGACGGGAATCACGGATCTGAATTTATCACGGCTGGATCAGCTGGCTGAAGTTTTCGGCCTTTCGATGGCCGGGCTGATGTCCCGCAATAGCGGCCGGGAAGGGGAATTGGGAGAGGAGGAGACGTTAAGGCGTTTGCTGGAACAGCGGGATGTGGAGTTGCTGGCCCTTCAGAAAAAGGTGATCGGGCTGCTGGAGGAGCTGAGGGAGGCCGTGGAGGGCTGA